Proteins found in one Thermaerobacter subterraneus DSM 13965 genomic segment:
- a CDS encoding transposase translates to MAYNFRPVNRDQLYLLPPSLRDWLPEDHLAWFLIDAVEQMDLRAFYEKYRADGWGGESDDPTLMVTLLLYAYCVGERSSRRIERLCLEDVAFRVITANQKPDHVTIARFRQRHARELAALFTQVLRLCREAGLGKVGVVALDGTKVKANASLAANRTYDAIRQEVEKMLREAEATDREEDERYGSGRRGDALPEELRHRASRLERLKACKRRLEDEAAREAARQQARIEERKAQEQATGKKRRGRKPKAPDASVDPAAKANITDPDSRIMKTRQGFVQGYNAQAVVTEDQLIVAAAVTQDANDVGQLHPMLQQAQANLRAAGVDKPIRAVVADAGYWSEANVKQAPADGPELFLATSKEWKQRQAWKDTPPPRGRIPKGLSLRERMERKLRTRRGQAIYAKRSQTVKPVFGQIKTVRGADRFLRRGLAACDSEWKLLCLTHNLLKLWRRVRERSATLPFGCTEAGLA, encoded by the coding sequence ATGGCCTACAACTTCCGCCCGGTGAACCGTGACCAACTGTACCTGCTCCCACCGAGCCTTCGCGACTGGCTGCCTGAGGATCATCTGGCCTGGTTTCTGATCGACGCCGTCGAGCAGATGGACCTGCGGGCCTTTTACGAGAAGTACCGCGCCGACGGTTGGGGCGGAGAGAGTGACGACCCAACCCTGATGGTGACGCTCCTGCTGTACGCCTACTGCGTCGGCGAGCGGTCGAGCCGGCGGATCGAGCGGTTGTGCCTCGAGGACGTGGCCTTCCGGGTGATCACCGCCAACCAGAAGCCGGATCACGTGACCATCGCCCGCTTCCGCCAGCGCCATGCACGGGAGCTGGCCGCGCTGTTCACCCAGGTGCTGCGGCTGTGCCGTGAGGCGGGGCTGGGGAAGGTCGGCGTGGTGGCACTGGACGGGACGAAAGTCAAGGCCAACGCCTCGCTGGCGGCCAACCGCACCTACGATGCGATTCGCCAGGAAGTGGAGAAGATGCTCCGGGAAGCGGAGGCCACGGACCGGGAAGAAGATGAGCGGTACGGCTCCGGGCGTCGTGGGGACGCGTTGCCGGAGGAGCTGCGCCACCGTGCGAGCCGGCTGGAGCGGCTGAAGGCATGCAAGCGGCGGCTGGAGGACGAGGCGGCCCGGGAAGCGGCCCGGCAGCAGGCCCGCATCGAGGAGCGGAAAGCCCAGGAGCAGGCGACCGGCAAGAAGCGGCGGGGGCGGAAGCCGAAGGCGCCGGATGCCTCGGTGGATCCGGCAGCCAAGGCCAACATCACGGATCCGGACAGCCGGATCATGAAGACCCGGCAGGGCTTTGTGCAAGGGTACAACGCCCAGGCGGTGGTCACGGAGGACCAACTCATCGTGGCCGCGGCGGTGACGCAGGACGCCAACGACGTGGGCCAACTCCACCCGATGCTCCAGCAGGCGCAAGCCAACCTGCGGGCAGCGGGCGTGGACAAGCCCATCCGGGCCGTCGTCGCCGACGCGGGGTACTGGAGCGAGGCGAACGTGAAGCAGGCACCGGCGGATGGGCCGGAACTGTTCCTGGCGACGAGTAAAGAGTGGAAGCAGCGCCAAGCCTGGAAGGACACACCCCCTCCGCGAGGCCGCATCCCCAAGGGGCTGAGCCTGCGGGAGCGGATGGAACGCAAGCTGCGGACCCGGCGAGGACAGGCGATCTACGCCAAGCGCAGCCAGACCGTGAAGCCGGTGTTCGGGCAGATCAAGACCGTGCGAGGCGCCGACCGGTTCCTCCGTCGGGGTCTGGCGGCGTGTGACAGCGAGTGGAAGCTACTTTGCTTGACCCACAACTTGCTGAAGCTCTGGCGGAGGGTCAGGGAGCGATCCGCCACCTTGCCCTTTGGATGTACGGAGGCGGGCTTGGCGTAG